One genomic segment of Mytilus trossulus isolate FHL-02 chromosome 4, PNRI_Mtr1.1.1.hap1, whole genome shotgun sequence includes these proteins:
- the LOC134716886 gene encoding dual specificity protein phosphatase 3-like, with product MASTDEDKFDRQLYHKIRNFLQEGANESIKNDGDEIFPNIYVGNEFLARDPAEVKSNGITHVLNLAMEDVETGTKFYKEIGAKYFEIFAEDDPKFDIKQCFYEACEIIDKALKDGGKILVHCVAGYRRSPTVAIAYMMIKKQYHLWDAIAEARSKRKIFPNDGFIEQLCMLEKELHG from the exons atggcGTCTACAG ATGAAGACAAATTTGATCGTCagttatatcataaaataaggAACTTTTTACAAGAAGGAGCAAACGAGAGTATAAAAAACGATGGGGACGAAATATTTCCAAATATTTATGTGGGAAACGA ATTTTTGGCACGTGACCCAGCAGAAGTCAAGTCAAATGGTATTACGCATGTGTTAAATCTAGCAATGGAGGATGTAGAGACCGGAAcgaaattttataaagaaataggTGCCAAATATTTCGAAATATTTGCTGAAGATGATccaaaatttgatataaaacaatgtttCTATGAGGCATGTGAAATAATAGATAAAGCATTAAAAGACGGAG GGAAAATCCTAGTACATTGCGTGGCAGGCTATAGAAGATCTCCAACAGTAGCCATTGCTTATATGATGATAAAGAAACAATACCATCTGTGGGACGCCATAGCAGAGGCTAGatctaaaagaaaaatatttccaaatgaTGGTTTTATAGAACAATTGTGTATGCTAGAAAAAGAGCTTCATGGGTGA